The proteins below come from a single Cannabis sativa cultivar Pink pepper isolate KNU-18-1 chromosome 3, ASM2916894v1, whole genome shotgun sequence genomic window:
- the LOC115722634 gene encoding uncharacterized protein LOC115722634 gives MASSSRHVGAMEDETLRFQIEEEDLEAVLVSASDGEEGIDDRWCLVGKFLSNRIIDFEKMQNILASLWQPGMGMFVKQLDTNRFLFQFYHEVDIQRVINGSPWTYDRMQLIIERLNVGGDPKSLPLNTLDIWVQLHNVEPGFMTESTLRTVGNTMGKYLESDPKNFIGVWRDYLRMRITLNIEKPLRRRLKITKDDGAWFWINFKYERTPTFCFICGIIGHSDKFCPKLFHQPIDQLAKPYGEFMKALPPRNHKNVGSRWLRTKGWTPAVAMAGAAVGREESPSMNDADFTAPIPAVNEAGNQGNNSATLGGLHEDTRPRIMGNQGREMVLNKESAVIIQLDNSVINDSKKRKVENEQKGGNADMEIIMGNSPKNLSLAGLGNGARQSL, from the coding sequence ATGGCATCATCTAGTCGACATGTTGGGGCAATGGAGGACGAAACTCTGCGTTTCCAGATCGAGGAGGAGGACTTAGAAGCTGTTCTGGTTTCGGCAAGTGATGGTGAGGAAGGAATAGATGACCGGTGGTGTTTGGTTGGCAAATTTCTTTCAAATCGAATTATCGATTTTGAAAAAATGCAGAATATTCTCGCTTCGTTATGGCAACCGGGGATGGGGATGTTCGTCAAGCAGTTGGACACTAATCGTTTCTTATTCCAATTTTATCACGAGGTTGACATCCAACGCGTGATCAATGGAAGTCCTTGGACTTATGATCGAATGCAATTGATAATCGAAAGGCTTAATGTTGGTGGTGATCCAAAGTCCTTACCATTGAACACTTTGGATATTTGGGTTCAATTACATAATGTAGAACCGGGTTTCATGACAGAATCTACTCTCCGAACAGTTGGGAATACTATGGGAAAATACTTGGAGTCGGATCCTAAGAACTTTATTGGCGTATGGAGGGATTATCTTAGGATGAGAATCACTCTTAATATTGAAAAACCGTTACGCAGACGCTTGAAGATCACAAAGGATGATGGGGCATGGTTTTGGATAAATTTCAAATACGAGAGGACTCCTACCTTTTGCTTTATATGTGGGATAATAGGACATTCAGACAAATTTTGTCCAAAGTTGTTTCACCAACCGATTGATCAACTTGCAAAACCGTATGGAGAATTCATGAAGGCTTTACCTCCACGAAACCACAAGAATGTTGGCTCACGGTGGCTTCGAACCAAAGGCTGGACTCCGGCAGTGGCTATGGCAGGCGCGGCAGTTGGAAGGGAAGAATCTCCATCAATGAATGATGCCGATTTTACAGCTCCAATCCCAGCCGTGAATGAGGCAGGGAATCAAGGTAATAACTCTGCTACTTTGGGGGGATTGCATGAAGATACACGGCCAAGAATTATGGGAAACCAAGGGAGAGAAATGGTTCTAAACAAGGAAAGTGCTGTCATTATTCAACTTGATAATTCTGTGATTAATGATAGTAAAAAACGCAAGGTGGAAAATGAACAAAAGGGAGGGAATGCTGATATGGAAATAATCATGGGAAATAGTCCAAAAAACTTATCTTTGGCGGGCCTTGGCAATGGGGCTCGCCAATCATTATGA